Proteins from a genomic interval of Oncorhynchus clarkii lewisi isolate Uvic-CL-2024 chromosome 15, UVic_Ocla_1.0, whole genome shotgun sequence:
- the LOC139367155 gene encoding protein CDV3 homolog — translation MADVETCGAAPEKSLDDFFAKRDKKKKKEKGGKGKEAPVGPTPIVLKKNKKEKEKSGTKNENQDAQPEKEDEEWKEFEAKEVDYSGLRLQALQISDEKEEEEYEEEVGEDGEIILVSGDKMSGPWNKSGAPPPAAASVEVEEVLESKPSGVYRPPGARLTTTKRGPNQGPPEIFSDTQFPSLGAGSKHVETRRDREMEKTFEVVKHKNRGREEGGSGASLQQLELGNQYAILGDK, via the exons ATGGCGGATGTAGAGACTTGTGGTGCTGCTCCGGAGAAGAGCCTGGATGATTTCTTTGCCAAGAGggataaaaagaagaagaaagaaaaggGAGGTAAGGGAAAAGAAGCGCCAGTTGGGCCCACACCAATTGTCTTGAAAAAGAACAAGAAGGAAAAGGAGAAGTCGGGCACGAAAAACGAAAATCAAGATGCGCAGCCGGAgaag GAGGATGAGGAGTGGAAGGAGTTTGAGGCGAAGGAGGTGGACTACAGCGGACTCAGGCTGCAGGCTCTCCAGATAAG TgatgagaaggaggaagaggaatatGAGGAGGAGGTCGGTGAAGATGGCGAGATCATCCTGGTCAGTGGAGACAAAATGTCTGGGCCTTGGAACAAGTCCGGTGCCCCGCCACCTGCCGCTGCCTCTGTTG AGGTGGAAGAGGTGCTTGAGTCAAAGCCTTCTGGGGTGTACCGCCCCCCAGGGGCCCGACTGACCACCACCAAGCGTGGCCCCAACCAGGGGCCCCCTGAGATCTTCAGCGACACACAGTTCCCCTCACTCGGGGCTGGCTCCAAGCATGTTGAGACACGCAG agacagggagatggagaagacCTTTGAGGTGGTGAAGCACAAGAACCGTGGCCGAGAGGAAGGCGGCAGTGGGGCCTCCCTGCAGCAGTTGGAGCTCGGTAACCAGTACGCCATCTTGGGGGACAAGTAG